The following is a genomic window from Pyxidicoccus trucidator.
CAGGTTCCTGTCAATCTGAGCGAAGGCCGGGAATTGGCCCGGGCCAGGCGCTCACGCCGCCGCCGGGGCCTCCGGTGCTGGTGGCCGCTCGAGCGTCACGCGCGTGGTACGGACGGGCGGACCGCCTGCTGGAGCAGCCAGTCCACGAAGGTGCGTGCCGCCGGGCGCAGCCGCCGGTGGGCCGGGTACACCACGAAGTAGCCGGAGCGGGCGGGCAGGGTGGGGCCGGGCAGGCGCACCAGGCTGCCCTCGGCGAGGAACGGCGCGACAATCTGCTCGCGCCCGAGCGCCGCGCCCAGGCCATGCACCGCGGCCTTCAGCGCGTCGGTGGTCTCGCTGAAGTGGTAGCGCTCTTCCAGTCGCGAGTCGCGCATGCCCGCCGCGCGGAACCAGTCCTGCCAGCCCTGGCGCGACAAGTCTCCTATCAGCGGCAGCTTCGCGACGTCCGCCGCGTCCCGGAGGTCCTGCAATCCCGCCAGCCGGGGCGAGGCCACCGGGAAGAGGGTGTCATCCATCAGGTGGTGCGCTGTCAGCCCTGGCCAGTGGCCCTCCCCAAAGCGGATGGCCAGGTCGGGGCCTCCCTCGTCGAAGCGCGTCAGTGACATCTCCGTGTCGACGTGGATGCGCAGGTGCGGGTGCGCGGTGGTGAACGCCGGCAGGCGCGGCATCAGCCAGGAGTACGTCAGCGAGTGCAGCGTGTTGACGCGCACGCGGTGGCGCTCATCGCGCGCGGCGCTGAGCCCTCGCAGCACGCCGTCGATGTCGGCCATCGCGCTGCTGGCGGTGTCCGCGAGCTGGCGCCCCTCCGCCGTCAGCGACACGCCCCGCGCGTGCCGCTGGAAGAGGGCGACGCCGAGCTGCGCCTCCAGCTTGCGCACATGGTGGCTGACCGCGCTGGCGGTCAGGTGCAGCTCCTCCGCCGCGTGGGCGAAGTTCTGGTGACGGGCGGCGGACTCGAACGCCGCCAGGGCCGGGAGCCATTCCGAGGGTAGGGGCATGGTGAGCCTCAAATCTAGCTTGTGGCTGGCCGGAAAAACATGCGCTTGTGAGTCAGGACGGCCGGCGACATTCATGGGCGCAGGCAGCAGTCATTTTGGAGTCTCGCCATGAGCGCATCCACGCTGGTCCGTCCTTCCTCTCCCTCCCTCTCGTTCGCCTGGCAGACGCCGCTCGAGCTGGGGTTGCTGGGCGCCATCTGGGGCGCGTCCTTCATGTTCATGCGCGTGGCGGCCCCGGATTTTGGCGCGCTGCCCCTGGTGGAGATCCGGCTCGCGCTGGGCGCGCTGGTGCTGCTGCCGTTCCTGTGGCGCGCGCGGGCGGACTTCCCCCTGAAGGTCTGGCCGAAGCTGGCCCTGATTGGCGCCATCAACTCGGCGGTGCCCTTCGCGCTGTTCGCCTGGGCCGCTGCGCGGGCGCCGGCCGGCGTGGGCGCCATCACCAACAGCCTGGCGGTGCTGTTCACCGCGCTGGTGGCGTTCCTGTTCTACGGTGAGCGCATTGGCACGCGGCGGGCGGTCGCGCTGTTCGCGGGCTTCGTCGGCGTGGTGGTGCTGGCCAGTGGCAAGGCCGCGGGGGCGAGCATCGGCCTCGCGGTGGGCGCGGGCACCACGGCCGCGTTCCTGTACGGCGTCGGTGTGAACATGCTCCGGCGTCACCTCAAGGGGCTGCCTGCCGGCGCGGTCGCCGCGGCCACCCTGTTGAGCGCGGCGGTGCTGACGCTGCCGTTCGCGGTCGCCTCGTGGCCGACGCGCTCCATCCCCGCGCTGTCCTGGCTGTCGGCGGGGGCGCTCGGTGTCCTCGGCAGTGGCCTGGCGTATGCCGTGTACTACCGGCTCATCCAGCGTGTCGGCGCGGCGCGCGCCGTCACCGTTACGTACCTCACGCCGCTGTTCGGCGTGGCGTGGGCCTGGCTCCTGCTGGGCGAGGCGCTGACGCTGCCCATGCTCGTCGCCGGGACGCTGATTCTCGGCAGTGTGGCGCTGAGCCAGCGGCAGCCGGCGTAGTGGGGCGCCGGCCCCGGCACCCGGAGGGGCGGGCCATGGGCCTGGCCCTCCGGGCGCTGCGTCCCAAGAGGCTAGAGCAGCTTGTCGAGGGTGATGGGCAGGCTCCGGACGCGCTTCCCCGTCGCATGGAACACGGCGTTGGCGATGGCCGCGGCGACACCGACGATGCCAATCTCTCCCAGGCCCTTGGCCCCGAGCGGGTTGACCACCGTGTCCTCCTCGTCCACGAAGATGACGTCGAGGTCGTGCACGTCCGCGTTCACCGGCACGTGGTACTCGGCGAGGTTGTGGTTGATGAAGCGGCCGAGCTGCTGGTCGATGGCCGTCTCCTCTTCCAGCGCCATGCCGATGCCCCAGACGATGCCGCCCAGAATCTGACTGCGCGCCGTCTTCGGATTGAGGATGCGGCCTCCGGCAATCGCACTGACGACGCGGGTAACGCGCACCGTGCCCAGCTCCTCGTCGACCTTCACCTCGACGAACACCGCGCTGTGCGTGCTCCGCGTGTACTCCAGTTGCTTGGGGTTCGGCACGGCCAGCGACTTCTCCTCCAGGTGGGTGACGTCACCGTGGCGCAGGGCCTCGACAATGGAGACGGACTGGGAGCCGTCGGACGTCAGGCGGACGCGGCCCTCCGCGAAGGTCACCTCCTCCAGGCTCGCCTTCGCGAGCGGCGAGCCCTTCGCCTTCCGGGCGAACGTGAAGACCTGCTCGCGGAGCTTCTCGCAGACCTCCTTCACCGCCGAGCCCACCGACGACACCGTCCAGGAGCCACCCTCGAGCGGCGCCATGGGCAGCGAGCTGTCTCCCAGCTTGAACGTCACGGCTTCAATGGGCAGGCCGAGCGTGTCCGCGGCAATCTGCGTCATCACCGTGTAGGTGCCCGTGCCGATGTCGGACGTGGCGCTGCTGACGGTGAGCCTTCCATCCAGACTCAGGACGGCCTTCGCGCTCGCGGGCTGCTGCATCGCTTCCCAGACTCCGGTGGCCATGCCCCAGCCGACGAGCTCTCGGCCGTCGCGCATGGAGCGCGGCGCCGGGGTCCTCCGCATCCAGCCGAACCGGTCCGCGCCCTGCTGGTAGCAGGCCCGCAGCTCCTTGCTCGAATAGGGCTTGTCCTTGTTCTGGTCTCGCTCCGCGTAGTTCTTGAGGCGCAGCGCGATGGGGTCCATGCGCAGCGCATGCGCCAGCTCGTCCATGGCGCACTCCAGCGCGTAGACGCCGAGCGCCGCGCCCGGCGCCCGCATGTCCAGGGGCGTGTAGCAGTCCAGCTGGGCAAGCTTGTGGTCAGCCCGGACGTTGTCGCAGCGATACAGCATGCTGCCCCAGTTCACGAGGACCTCGACGTAGTCCTCGAAGCGCGAGGTCTCCTGTACGGCCTCGTGGATGAGGGCCTCGAGCGTGCCGTCTTCCGAGGCCCCGAGCGCCACGCGTTGCAGCGTCGCGGGGCGGTGGCCGAAGGTGAACATCTGCTCGCGCGACAGCGTCACCCGGACCGAGCGCTTCAGCTCCCGCGCCGCGAGGACGGCGAGGAAGAGCTGGTACTGCGGCCGCAGTCCCGAGCCGAACGCACCTCCGACGAAGGGGGACCTGACGCGCACCTGCTCCTTCGGCAGGTCGAACACGTTGCAGACATACGCCTGGGTGTTCAGCACGCCCTGGGTCTTGTCGTAGAGGGTGAGCGAGCCATCGTCCTCGTGGATGACCGTGGACGCGTGGGGCTCCATCGGGTTGTGGTGCTCGACGGGGGACTCGTACTCCACGTCGACCTGGATGGCGGCTTTCTTGTGGGCCTTGTCCGCATGGCCCCAGGGCTTGGGTGGCGGCTCGTAGCCGCTCTTGGCCTTGCCCGGGGCATACGCCTTTCTGCGCCGGGCGCGCAGGTCCGTCTCGTGCGCGTCGATAGCGTAGTCGATGCGCACGAGCGAGGCCGCGTGGCGGGCCTGCTCGAAGGTCTCCGCCACCACGAGCGCGACGGGCTGTCCGCTGTAGACAATCGTGTCGTCGTAGAGAGGCCGGAACGGTGAGCCATTGGGTGAGTCGTCGTCACGGTACTTGCGGTCGAACCAGGGCAGGCTGGGGCGGTTCTCGTGCGTGAAGACGCGCAGCACGCCCGGCACGGCGAGCGCCTCGCTCACGTCCAGCTTCTTGATACGCCCCCGGGCGATGGTGCTCGACACCACCTGTCCGTAGAGGAGCCCGGGGACGTTGAACTCCCCGGCGTACCGGGCCTCGCCCGTCACCTTGGCGCGGCCATCGACGCGGCTGACGGGCCGTCCGAGCTGCGTGGAAGAGGTCGTCATCGGCGTGCCTCCAGTCCGGCGGCCTGCTCCAGGGCGCGCACGACGGTGCGCTTCGCCAGCTCTATCTTGAAGGTGTTGTGGCCGTGGCCCTTCGCGTCCCGGACCAGCGCGTCGGCCGCTGTCTGGAAGTGTTCCCGCGTGGCGGGCTTGCCCGTCAGGAGCGCCTCGGCGCCCATGTCCCGCCAGGGTTTGTGCGCCACGCCGCCGAGCGCCAGCCGGGCCGTCTTGATGCGCCCTCCGTCCACGCTGAGCGCGGCGGCCACCGACACGAGCGCGAAGGCGTAGGAAGCGCGGTCCCGGACCTTGAGGTAGGAGGAGTGCGCGGCGAAGCCCTCCCGGGGAAGCTCCACGGCGGTGATGAGCTCATCGGGCCGCAGGTTCGTGTCCAGGTGCGGCGTGTCCCCGGGGAGCCGGTGGAAGTCGGCGAAGGGGATGGCGCGCTCTCCGTCCTTGCCCGTCACGTGGATGACGGCCTCCAGCGCCGCCAACGCCACGCACATGTCGGAAGGGTGGGTGGCGATGCACTGCTCGCTCGCCCCGAGGATGGCGTGGATGCGGTTGAACCCTTCCTTCGCGCCACAGCCGGAGCCCGGCTCGCGTTTGTTGCAGGGCGTGCCGACGTCGTAGAAGTAGTAGCAGCGCGTGCGCTGGAGCAGGTTCCCGCCCGTCGTCGCCATGTTGCGCAGTTGCGCCGAGGCGCCGGCCAGGATGGCCTTGGAGAGCAGCGGGTAGCGCTGCTCCACCTGTGCGTTCCAGGCCAGGTCCGAGTTGGTGACGAGCGCGCCGATGCGCAGGCCGCCTGCCGCCGTCTCCTCAATCCGGCTCAGGGGCAGCCGGGTGATGTCGACCAGGTGGCTGGGGCGGGTGACGCCCTCCTTCATCAGGTCGAGGAGGTTGGTGCCACCTCCGATGAAGCGGGCCGTGGGGCTTCGCGAGACGCCCTCCACGGCGGTGGGAATGTCCGTCGCACGCAGGTAGGAGAAGGGGTTCATTTGCCGTCCCCCGCCTTGCGCGTCCCCATCGCCTGCTGGATGGCCGCCAGGATGTTGGGGTAGGCGCCACAGCGGCAGAGGTTGCCGCTCATCAGCTCGCGGATGTCATCCGCCGTCTTCGCCCGGCCTTCCGACAGCAGCCCCACGGCGGAGCAGATCTGCCCGGGGGTGCAGTAGCCGCACTGGAAGGCGTCCTGCTCGACGAAGGCCTCCTGGAGCGGGTGGAGCACGTCGCCCTTCGCGAGGCCCTCGATGGTCGTCACGTCGCGACCGTCCTGCATGAGGGCCAGCGTCAGGCAGGAGTTGATGCGCCTGCCGTCGACCAGCACGGTGCACGCGCCGCACTGGCCGTGGTCACAGCCCTTCTTCGTTCCCGTCAGGTCCAGCGACTCTCGCAGCAGGTCCAGCAGGGTGGTCCACGGTGCCACGTCCAGCTGCTTCTCCGCGCCGTTGATGCGGATCGAGAGCCGTTGCTTCGCAGGCTCACCGGAGGGCGGCCCTCCGGCCTCCGGACTTCTGGTTGACGTCTTCACGCGTGCACCCTCCCGGTCCATCCAAGCAGTGGCCCTGGGAATAGTGCGGGGCGCTGGGACCGGGTACCTGGGAACGCGCCCACCGTTTCGTTGCGGACCGATAGGACAACCAAGTGGCGGATAGCTCACGGAAAGGGCCCGTGGCACGGGACGGCGTGGAGGCGACGTCCCTGGCTCCGCGCCGGGTTAGGATTTGAGCGTGCTCTACCTCAAGCTCCCACCCAATCCCGGGAGCCAACCCTTCGGACGCCGGGCCGTCCGGGGACCTGCCGGGCCTCGCTGCCGGTGTGATTCCGGGAGGAGCGGGACAGGGAAACGCTGAAGTGTGAAACCCGATTCGGGCTCGTGCGTACCAGGAGAGAACCTGCACGCGCCGGGCGTGCTCGGAGGCCGAATCCATGTCGCCTGCTACCGCCATCCCACCTCCTTTCCGCCGCGCCCCTCCGTCGGCGGCGCACCGGCTCCTTCCCGTCGTCCTGGCCGCCTTCGCCGTGCTCTCCGCCTGCACCGAGGCGCGTGGCGCGAATCCAGCCGCCACCGCCGGCGCGGCGCTCACCCCGAGGTCCCCCGTGACGGACACCCGCCGCTACGAGAAGCCCGCCGACGCGGAGCTCCGCCGCACGCTGTCGCCCATGGCGTACAAGGTCACCCAGGAGGACTCCACCGAGCCCGCCTTCCGCAACGCCTTCTGGGACCACCACGCCGAGGGCCTCTACGTCGACGTCGCCACCGGAGAGCCGCTGTTCTCCTCGCGAGACAAGTTCGACTCCGGCACCGGTTGGCCCAGCTTCACGCGCCCGGTCGACGGCGCCCGCGTCGTCGAGAAGAAGGACGTCACGCTGGGCATGGTCCGCGTGGAGGTCCGCTCCAAGGCCGGTGACTCCCACCTGGGCCATGTGTTCGAGGACGGGCCGAAGCCCACGGGCCTGCGCTACTGCATCAACTCGGCGTCGCTGCGCTTCGTCTCCGTGAATGACCTGGAGAAGGAGGGCTACGGCGCGTGGCTGCCGCACTTCGGCCGCACGGCGGCGGCGAGCGCCCCGGCTCCGAAGTCCGACGCCAGCGGGCCGAAGTTCGTCGTCCCCGGAGGCACCGCGGAGACGGCGCTGCTGGCGGGCGGCTGCTTCTGGGGAATGGAGGATTTGCTCCGGAAGATTCCGGGCGTCCTCAGGACGGACGTCGGCTACACGGGCGGGGCCATCAAGAACCCCTCGTACGAAGTCGTGAGCTCGGGGGACACCGGACACGCGGAGTCGGTGCGCGTGGTGTTCGACCCGAAGGTCCTGACGTACGAGACGCTGCTGGAGAAGTGGTTCTTCCGCATGCACGACCCGACGACGCCCAACCGCCAGGGCAACGACGTGGGCACCCAGTACCGCTCCGCCATCTTCTACCTGTCCGACGAGCAGCGGCGCGTGGCCGAGGCGGTGAAGGCGCGCGTCAACGCGGCCGGCAAGTGGAAGCGGCCCGTCGTCACGGAGATAACCCCGGCCGGCGAGTTCACCCCCGCCGAGGCTTACCACCAGGACTACCTGGTGAAGAACCCGGGCGGGTACACCTGCCACTACCTGCGTGACTGACGGCCCGTCCGCAGGCCTCAGCTGATCTTGGCCAGCAGCTGCTGCGCCGCCTGGGGCGGCACGGCGTAGCCAGAGGCGACGAGGAAGTCCGCGGCGGTGTCAGTCACAGCGTTCTGCACCGCCGTGGCACTCGTCGGCTTGCAGTGCACGCCGATGCCGAGCACGGGCCCGAGCGCGGTGAACTCCGCCACGCCGACCGAGGGCGCGGGCGTCTGGAGGACGCCGGGCACCGCCGCCACCATCTCCAGGAGGGCGCGCATCTGCATGCGCACGTCACCACCGTGCAGCAGCGGCAGCTTCACCACGAGCTTGCGGTGGGGGTGGTGGGTGAAGTTGATGATGTTGTCGCCGAACAGCCGGTTGTTGCCCACGGAGATGCGCAGGTTGTCC
Proteins encoded in this region:
- a CDS encoding xanthine dehydrogenase family protein molybdopterin-binding subunit; this translates as MTTSSTQLGRPVSRVDGRAKVTGEARYAGEFNVPGLLYGQVVSSTIARGRIKKLDVSEALAVPGVLRVFTHENRPSLPWFDRKYRDDDSPNGSPFRPLYDDTIVYSGQPVALVVAETFEQARHAASLVRIDYAIDAHETDLRARRRKAYAPGKAKSGYEPPPKPWGHADKAHKKAAIQVDVEYESPVEHHNPMEPHASTVIHEDDGSLTLYDKTQGVLNTQAYVCNVFDLPKEQVRVRSPFVGGAFGSGLRPQYQLFLAVLAARELKRSVRVTLSREQMFTFGHRPATLQRVALGASEDGTLEALIHEAVQETSRFEDYVEVLVNWGSMLYRCDNVRADHKLAQLDCYTPLDMRAPGAALGVYALECAMDELAHALRMDPIALRLKNYAERDQNKDKPYSSKELRACYQQGADRFGWMRRTPAPRSMRDGRELVGWGMATGVWEAMQQPASAKAVLSLDGRLTVSSATSDIGTGTYTVMTQIAADTLGLPIEAVTFKLGDSSLPMAPLEGGSWTVSSVGSAVKEVCEKLREQVFTFARKAKGSPLAKASLEEVTFAEGRVRLTSDGSQSVSIVEALRHGDVTHLEEKSLAVPNPKQLEYTRSTHSAVFVEVKVDEELGTVRVTRVVSAIAGGRILNPKTARSQILGGIVWGIGMALEEETAIDQQLGRFINHNLAEYHVPVNADVHDLDVIFVDEEDTVVNPLGAKGLGEIGIVGVAAAIANAVFHATGKRVRSLPITLDKLL
- a CDS encoding (2Fe-2S)-binding protein codes for the protein MKTSTRSPEAGGPPSGEPAKQRLSIRINGAEKQLDVAPWTTLLDLLRESLDLTGTKKGCDHGQCGACTVLVDGRRINSCLTLALMQDGRDVTTIEGLAKGDVLHPLQEAFVEQDAFQCGYCTPGQICSAVGLLSEGRAKTADDIRELMSGNLCRCGAYPNILAAIQQAMGTRKAGDGK
- a CDS encoding DMT family transporter, which translates into the protein MSASTLVRPSSPSLSFAWQTPLELGLLGAIWGASFMFMRVAAPDFGALPLVEIRLALGALVLLPFLWRARADFPLKVWPKLALIGAINSAVPFALFAWAAARAPAGVGAITNSLAVLFTALVAFLFYGERIGTRRAVALFAGFVGVVVLASGKAAGASIGLAVGAGTTAAFLYGVGVNMLRRHLKGLPAGAVAAATLLSAAVLTLPFAVASWPTRSIPALSWLSAGALGVLGSGLAYAVYYRLIQRVGAARAVTVTYLTPLFGVAWAWLLLGEALTLPMLVAGTLILGSVALSQRQPA
- a CDS encoding FAD binding domain-containing protein; protein product: MNPFSYLRATDIPTAVEGVSRSPTARFIGGGTNLLDLMKEGVTRPSHLVDITRLPLSRIEETAAGGLRIGALVTNSDLAWNAQVEQRYPLLSKAILAGASAQLRNMATTGGNLLQRTRCYYFYDVGTPCNKREPGSGCGAKEGFNRIHAILGASEQCIATHPSDMCVALAALEAVIHVTGKDGERAIPFADFHRLPGDTPHLDTNLRPDELITAVELPREGFAAHSSYLKVRDRASYAFALVSVAAALSVDGGRIKTARLALGGVAHKPWRDMGAEALLTGKPATREHFQTAADALVRDAKGHGHNTFKIELAKRTVVRALEQAAGLEARR
- a CDS encoding bifunctional methionine sulfoxide reductase B/A protein — translated: MSPATAIPPPFRRAPPSAAHRLLPVVLAAFAVLSACTEARGANPAATAGAALTPRSPVTDTRRYEKPADAELRRTLSPMAYKVTQEDSTEPAFRNAFWDHHAEGLYVDVATGEPLFSSRDKFDSGTGWPSFTRPVDGARVVEKKDVTLGMVRVEVRSKAGDSHLGHVFEDGPKPTGLRYCINSASLRFVSVNDLEKEGYGAWLPHFGRTAAASAPAPKSDASGPKFVVPGGTAETALLAGGCFWGMEDLLRKIPGVLRTDVGYTGGAIKNPSYEVVSSGDTGHAESVRVVFDPKVLTYETLLEKWFFRMHDPTTPNRQGNDVGTQYRSAIFYLSDEQRRVAEAVKARVNAAGKWKRPVVTEITPAGEFTPAEAYHQDYLVKNPGGYTCHYLRD
- a CDS encoding LysR substrate-binding domain-containing protein gives rise to the protein MPLPSEWLPALAAFESAARHQNFAHAAEELHLTASAVSHHVRKLEAQLGVALFQRHARGVSLTAEGRQLADTASSAMADIDGVLRGLSAARDERHRVRVNTLHSLTYSWLMPRLPAFTTAHPHLRIHVDTEMSLTRFDEGGPDLAIRFGEGHWPGLTAHHLMDDTLFPVASPRLAGLQDLRDAADVAKLPLIGDLSRQGWQDWFRAAGMRDSRLEERYHFSETTDALKAAVHGLGAALGREQIVAPFLAEGSLVRLPGPTLPARSGYFVVYPAHRRLRPAARTFVDWLLQQAVRPSVPRA